The following coding sequences lie in one Megalodesulfovibrio gigas DSM 1382 = ATCC 19364 genomic window:
- a CDS encoding glycosyltransferase family 2 protein, with translation MYKDKKVVVVMPAYNAAQTIVKTYEEVMQQEVVDLVIVVDDCSRDDTAAVARELPATYVHVHEKNKGYGGNQKSCYRLALEHGADIVIMVHPDYQYTPKLIPAMTSLIGNGLYHCVLGSRILGGYSLKGGMPMYKYVANRFLTFAENVMLGAKLSEYHTGYRAFSRELLEALPLTANSDDFVFDNQMLAQILYTGAQVGEISCPTRYEPESSSINFKRSCIYGFGCLETGLLFRLSKFKWIQSALFPAELDRAKLG, from the coding sequence ATGTACAAGGACAAGAAAGTGGTGGTGGTCATGCCTGCGTACAACGCGGCGCAGACCATTGTGAAGACCTATGAAGAAGTGATGCAGCAGGAAGTGGTGGATCTGGTCATCGTGGTGGACGACTGCTCCCGCGACGACACGGCGGCAGTGGCCCGCGAACTGCCCGCCACCTACGTGCATGTTCACGAAAAGAACAAAGGGTACGGCGGCAACCAGAAGTCCTGCTACCGTCTGGCCCTGGAGCACGGGGCAGACATCGTCATCATGGTTCACCCGGACTACCAGTACACGCCCAAGCTCATCCCGGCCATGACCTCCCTCATCGGCAACGGGCTGTACCACTGCGTGCTGGGCTCGCGCATCCTCGGCGGCTATTCCCTCAAGGGTGGCATGCCCATGTACAAGTATGTGGCCAACCGCTTCCTCACCTTTGCGGAAAACGTGATGCTCGGCGCCAAGCTCTCCGAATACCACACCGGGTACCGCGCCTTTTCCCGCGAGCTGCTGGAAGCGCTGCCCCTGACCGCCAATTCTGATGACTTTGTCTTCGACAACCAGATGCTGGCCCAGATCCTCTACACCGGCGCCCAGGTGGGGGAAATCAGCTGCCCTACCCGCTACGAGCCCGAAAGCTCGTCCATCAATTTCAAGCGCAGCTGCATTTACGGCTTCGGCTGCCTGGAAACCGGCCTGCTCTTCCGGCTTTCCAAGTTCAAGTGGATTCAGTCCGCCCTGTTCCCGGCCGAACTGGACCGCGCCAAACTGGGCTAG
- a CDS encoding FapA family protein: MSQRCITIEAASESEAMQQACQTFDAPAQYLSLTLQAPRQYVACQIHGDAAVEIIISEDEMQATAGAYTPPFGDGAPLSATSLVKLLTRAGIRMPPPPSVINRCVEAVRAGEDIAGTVLVRGREPEDARDATIIPVGDWRYPVIPNEEIGLIVQAAPSKNGVSVTGKSLPPTYEGSGKPIDFPAGCNCRIDQRTFSIRTEVFGQVELQGQTIYVKDWIKVSPDAMRVTGTVHHRDNAGNILTRERMQQALAALGIVASLEARSYENALAKAMETDQAINNVLLCKGTPPLHGQDGTFEFTAEDKRHVVGLLSEGDRMDFRARGAIRAVEKGTILGHIKPPVPGLVGRDVHGNVLPAREGQPCLVAARENVVYKTGTRTFVATETGVVVFAHNAIAVTDVYEVQGDVNIAVGNITLEKGSLHVRGSILSGFTIEVPGNILVDHVVENSRITAGGAVEIRGGILMECGGFIKAGSDVAAVFAMNATIEAGGDVSIKHELTNCIVKAEGRVLATNGRGKIAGSTVHAARGVMAQEVGSELGVATVIVLGKESVRDQQRFARKRELEGVIRKITAGLGKDSDVAILKRTPPEKLPTIGRLLQTRNKAALELLDIERAISEEREAQRAAFLATRLKVNKTLWPGVVIHAAGTQHRVAHAVQHCQVYYDPDQKQMVMLSL, from the coding sequence ATGTCCCAGCGATGCATTACCATTGAAGCCGCCAGCGAATCTGAAGCCATGCAACAGGCGTGTCAGACGTTCGACGCCCCTGCTCAGTATCTCTCCCTTACCTTGCAAGCTCCTCGCCAGTACGTCGCCTGCCAGATCCATGGCGATGCCGCCGTGGAAATCATCATCAGCGAAGACGAGATGCAGGCCACGGCCGGCGCATATACGCCCCCATTCGGCGACGGTGCGCCCCTCAGCGCCACCTCTCTCGTGAAGCTGCTCACCCGCGCCGGCATCCGCATGCCACCGCCGCCAAGCGTCATCAACCGATGCGTCGAAGCGGTGCGGGCGGGCGAAGACATCGCTGGCACTGTGCTCGTCAGGGGACGCGAACCCGAAGACGCCAGGGATGCAACCATCATCCCGGTGGGAGACTGGCGCTATCCGGTCATCCCCAATGAAGAAATTGGCTTAATTGTCCAGGCGGCCCCCTCCAAGAACGGCGTAAGCGTCACCGGCAAGTCCCTGCCGCCAACGTATGAGGGCAGCGGCAAGCCCATTGATTTTCCCGCCGGGTGCAATTGTCGCATCGACCAGCGTACCTTCAGCATCCGCACGGAAGTTTTCGGGCAGGTGGAGCTGCAGGGCCAGACGATTTACGTCAAGGACTGGATCAAGGTCTCTCCGGATGCCATGCGGGTGACCGGCACCGTGCATCATCGCGATAACGCCGGCAACATCCTCACCCGCGAACGCATGCAGCAGGCCCTGGCCGCCCTGGGCATTGTGGCCTCCCTGGAAGCCCGCAGCTACGAAAACGCCCTGGCCAAGGCGATGGAAACAGACCAGGCCATCAACAACGTGCTGCTGTGCAAAGGCACGCCTCCGTTGCACGGCCAGGATGGCACGTTCGAATTTACCGCCGAGGACAAGCGCCATGTGGTGGGGCTGCTCAGCGAGGGCGACCGCATGGACTTCCGCGCCCGCGGCGCCATCCGCGCGGTGGAAAAGGGCACCATACTTGGCCACATCAAACCGCCGGTGCCGGGTCTGGTCGGCCGCGACGTGCATGGCAACGTGCTGCCTGCCAGAGAAGGGCAGCCCTGTCTGGTGGCAGCCAGGGAAAATGTGGTCTACAAGACGGGAACCCGCACCTTTGTGGCGACAGAAACCGGGGTGGTGGTGTTTGCCCACAACGCCATCGCCGTCACGGATGTCTATGAGGTGCAGGGCGACGTGAACATCGCCGTGGGGAATATTACCCTGGAGAAGGGGTCCCTGCATGTGCGCGGGTCCATCCTGTCCGGCTTCACCATCGAGGTGCCGGGGAACATCCTGGTGGATCATGTGGTGGAAAATTCCCGCATCACCGCTGGCGGAGCCGTGGAGATACGCGGCGGCATCCTGATGGAGTGCGGCGGGTTCATCAAGGCCGGAAGCGATGTGGCCGCCGTGTTCGCCATGAACGCCACCATTGAGGCCGGCGGGGATGTGTCCATCAAGCACGAGCTGACCAACTGCATCGTCAAGGCTGAGGGCCGGGTGCTGGCGACGAATGGCCGCGGCAAAATCGCTGGCTCCACCGTGCATGCAGCCCGGGGCGTCATGGCCCAGGAAGTGGGCTCGGAGCTTGGGGTGGCGACGGTCATCGTCCTGGGCAAGGAATCCGTGCGGGACCAGCAACGCTTTGCCAGGAAACGCGAGTTGGAGGGCGTGATTCGCAAAATCACCGCCGGCCTGGGCAAGGATTCGGATGTGGCCATCCTCAAACGCACCCCGCCCGAAAAGCTGCCGACCATCGGCAGGCTGCTGCAAACCCGCAACAAGGCCGCCCTGGAGCTGCTGGACATTGAACGGGCCATTTCTGAGGAACGCGAGGCCCAGCGCGCCGCCTTTCTGGCCACGCGGCTCAAGGTCAACAAAACCCTCTGGCCCGGGGTTGTCATTCATGCTGCCGGCACACAGCATCGTGTGGCGCATGCCGTGCAACATTGCCAAGTGTATTACGATCCGGACCAGAAACAGATGGTGATGCTCTCGCTGTAA
- a CDS encoding SPOR domain-containing protein: MYITGTRMVRAVLTMAGLSSGRPGRPVLAAVVVLACCVVLVAASCKTASKQQMSQGLAPPPSTTDAERLGDQYMANNMAQAAIPQFEQALAAGASKASVAWRIGNAYFSLKKWPEALEAFRQAIAADPRLAVAYEGAGYASFELGRFEEAVMFFEQATELAPAHWVPHAFLAVLYRLDGNRDQAMAEKETTLTLAGEANKLMASDTIRRALNRALALRDKAALPPPEDAAVQDLALLEAPDRPRTQTAGRDQPAASGASAVPDDILDPLSPDMDILGLGDQSGGQSDDRPGRTQTRRQERGRDSGGETPSSITGQAGARDALPPAAVSANATPPHDIAPPSTARNTADDTRAKEFSANATNATAARQDANATAARQDANATAARQDANATPADVQYVISTPLLSPGAAKAQAAKAQAEAKQAEARQAEARQAEVKQAEAKLPGKESDPGNRTAVTAPTAAEGPARQDSAPAFEARNASASAESVASSNGTSRRTGSLPAQPGPGEPFVYSLLESSWKSRDRAVERANYLRLRGVRAQLMEADLGPKGLHYRVMIGSRQQKGAIEAIKKELDARFGLHGLVILRIRPGSLEE; the protein is encoded by the coding sequence ATGTACATCACAGGCACGCGCATGGTCAGGGCTGTGCTGACAATGGCCGGGCTGTCCTCCGGGCGGCCCGGTCGGCCTGTGCTGGCGGCGGTGGTCGTCCTGGCGTGCTGCGTCGTCCTGGTTGCGGCCTCGTGCAAGACCGCCTCCAAACAGCAGATGTCGCAGGGGCTTGCGCCTCCTCCGTCCACCACCGACGCCGAGCGTCTGGGCGACCAGTACATGGCCAACAACATGGCCCAGGCCGCCATTCCTCAGTTTGAGCAGGCCCTTGCCGCCGGGGCTTCCAAGGCCTCCGTGGCCTGGCGCATCGGCAACGCCTATTTTTCCCTGAAAAAGTGGCCCGAGGCGCTGGAAGCCTTCCGGCAGGCCATCGCGGCCGATCCGCGTCTGGCGGTGGCCTACGAAGGCGCCGGGTATGCCTCCTTCGAACTGGGGCGCTTTGAAGAGGCGGTGATGTTTTTTGAGCAGGCAACGGAGCTGGCTCCCGCGCACTGGGTGCCGCATGCGTTTCTGGCCGTGCTCTATCGGCTGGACGGCAACCGCGACCAGGCCATGGCGGAGAAAGAAACAACCCTGACCCTGGCAGGCGAAGCCAACAAACTCATGGCGTCGGACACCATCCGCCGCGCCTTGAACCGGGCCCTGGCGCTTCGGGACAAGGCGGCCCTGCCGCCGCCTGAAGACGCTGCCGTCCAGGATCTGGCCCTGCTGGAAGCGCCGGACAGACCGCGGACGCAGACCGCAGGCCGCGACCAGCCGGCCGCTTCTGGCGCGTCTGCCGTGCCGGATGACATTCTGGACCCCCTGTCGCCGGATATGGATATCCTGGGTCTGGGTGATCAGTCTGGCGGTCAATCTGACGATCGGCCCGGCCGCACGCAGACCCGCCGGCAGGAGCGCGGGAGGGATTCGGGCGGAGAAACGCCCTCGTCGATCACGGGACAGGCCGGCGCCAGGGACGCGTTGCCCCCGGCGGCCGTCTCGGCCAATGCCACGCCACCACACGACATCGCGCCGCCATCGACGGCCAGGAACACTGCTGACGACACGCGCGCCAAGGAATTTTCGGCCAACGCGACCAACGCCACGGCCGCGAGGCAAGACGCCAACGCCACGGCCGCGAGGCAGGACGCCAACGCCACGGCCGCGAGGCAGGACGCCAACGCCACTCCGGCTGATGTGCAGTATGTGATTTCCACACCGCTGTTGTCGCCCGGGGCGGCCAAGGCTCAGGCGGCCAAGGCTCAGGCTGAAGCAAAGCAGGCCGAAGCAAGGCAAGCCGAAGCAAGGCAGGCCGAAGTGAAGCAGGCTGAAGCAAAGCTGCCGGGCAAGGAATCTGACCCGGGCAATAGGACCGCCGTAACGGCTCCGACAGCCGCCGAGGGGCCGGCCAGACAGGACAGCGCCCCTGCCTTCGAGGCCCGCAACGCCTCCGCGTCTGCCGAGAGTGTTGCGTCTTCCAACGGCACCAGCCGTCGCACCGGCTCCCTGCCGGCCCAGCCTGGCCCAGGCGAGCCCTTTGTGTATTCCCTGCTGGAGAGTTCCTGGAAGTCCAGGGATCGAGCCGTGGAGCGCGCCAATTATCTGCGGCTGCGCGGGGTGCGCGCCCAGCTCATGGAGGCGGATCTGGGTCCCAAGGGCCTGCACTATCGGGTGATGATCGGCAGCCGGCAGCAGAAGGGCGCCATCGAAGCCATCAAGAAAGAGCTGGACGCACGGTTCGGGCTGCACGGGCTGGTGATTCTGCGCATCCGGCCGGGCAGCCTGGAGGAGTAA
- a CDS encoding purine-nucleoside phosphorylase — MQNQKKVKLALDYVRDTLPPGVPSPQWAIVLGTGLSNAMPDITIQKSISFGEIPGFPAATVASHQGCLALAAVQGVPVWLQCGRVHLYEGHSPGDVVMPIRLLHGLGVRRLLLTNAAGSLHHAWDAGDIMVVADHINMTGVSPLTGPNVAAWGDRFPDMSAVYSPALQTMALEAGCRCGMRLRHGVYIGVQGPQLETPAETRMYKRLGADAIGMSTVLEAIAARHLGIELCALSVLTNKNLPGNMAPACLEDIIAVAEATSRDLARVITSMAPHMASPTVCAQPS, encoded by the coding sequence ATGCAAAATCAGAAAAAAGTAAAGCTAGCCCTGGATTATGTTCGGGACACGCTGCCGCCTGGCGTTCCGTCTCCCCAGTGGGCCATTGTGCTGGGAACCGGCCTCTCCAACGCCATGCCCGACATAACCATCCAAAAAAGCATCTCTTTTGGAGAAATCCCCGGCTTCCCCGCCGCCACTGTGGCCTCGCACCAGGGGTGCCTGGCCCTGGCCGCAGTGCAGGGCGTTCCCGTGTGGCTGCAGTGCGGGCGTGTCCACCTGTATGAGGGGCATTCCCCGGGGGACGTGGTCATGCCCATCCGGCTGCTCCACGGGCTGGGCGTCCGCAGGCTGTTGCTGACCAACGCCGCCGGCAGTCTGCACCATGCCTGGGACGCAGGCGACATCATGGTGGTGGCCGACCACATCAACATGACTGGCGTCTCCCCCCTGACCGGCCCCAACGTGGCCGCCTGGGGCGACCGGTTTCCGGACATGAGCGCCGTCTACTCCCCGGCCCTGCAGACCATGGCGCTGGAGGCCGGCTGCCGCTGCGGCATGCGCCTGCGCCACGGCGTGTACATCGGCGTGCAGGGGCCGCAACTGGAAACGCCTGCCGAAACCAGGATGTACAAACGTCTGGGGGCCGATGCCATCGGCATGTCCACCGTGCTGGAAGCCATTGCCGCCCGGCACCTCGGCATCGAACTGTGCGCCTTGAGCGTCCTGACCAACAAAAACCTGCCCGGCAACATGGCCCCCGCCTGCCTGGAAGACATCATCGCCGTGGCCGAGGCAACCTCCCGGGATCTGGCCCGCGTGATCACCAGCATGGCGCCGCACATGGCCAGCCCGACCGTCTGCGCCCAGCCGTCCTGA
- a CDS encoding motility protein A, translated as MDFATLFGIIVGFVLVVAAILMGGPISIFLDAPSAMIVFGGTFAATLVTFPLEEVASAFSGGMRVFMARRVKPQEVVSTMVRIAEISRREGLVALERIKTENAILKKACQLIADNADPMLIRDTVMIEIATMKRRHNISISVFKRLGAYSPAFGMIGTLIGLVQMLTNLNDPKSIGPAMALAILTTFYGSFMANLIFIPMAGKLKARTLQEEVQLNIIFEGAKSILENNNPRLVYEKLSSFIPPAERVDGR; from the coding sequence ATGGATTTTGCAACGCTCTTCGGCATCATCGTTGGGTTTGTCCTGGTGGTTGCGGCCATCCTGATGGGCGGCCCTATTTCCATCTTCCTGGACGCCCCCTCGGCCATGATCGTGTTCGGGGGGACTTTTGCCGCAACCCTGGTAACCTTCCCCCTGGAAGAGGTGGCCAGCGCCTTTTCCGGCGGCATGCGGGTGTTCATGGCCCGCAGGGTGAAGCCGCAGGAAGTGGTGAGCACCATGGTGCGCATTGCGGAAATCAGCCGCCGTGAAGGCCTGGTGGCGCTGGAACGCATCAAGACGGAAAACGCCATCCTCAAGAAGGCCTGCCAGCTCATCGCCGACAACGCAGATCCCATGCTCATCCGGGATACGGTGATGATCGAAATCGCCACCATGAAGCGCCGGCACAACATCTCCATTTCCGTCTTCAAGCGGCTGGGGGCGTACTCGCCGGCTTTCGGGATGATCGGCACGCTCATCGGCCTGGTGCAGATGCTCACCAATCTGAACGACCCCAAATCCATCGGCCCGGCCATGGCCCTGGCCATCCTGACCACGTTTTACGGCTCCTTCATGGCCAACCTCATCTTCATCCCCATGGCCGGCAAGCTCAAGGCGCGGACGCTGCAGGAAGAAGTGCAGTTGAACATCATCTTCGAGGGCGCCAAATCCATTCTGGAAAACAACAACCCCAGACTGGTGTACGAAAAGCTCTCCTCCTTTATTCCGCCGGCGGAGCGTGTTGATGGACGATGA
- a CDS encoding OmpA/MotB family protein, translating to MDDEHNSLSVDIDEDDGDLNEWIVTYSDIVTLLFAFFVLLFSMSSLDTRRFTDSFTAVRRALGTDAKSMQVSKLQNDEGAILETVLLQKQIMAQQRQVYSEIRTFLNRKGVEGVVSAVFDEGIITMRVPSDMLFASGSVELSPEGRQAIAGLRDVFIQHVDQIINIKGFTDDVPPAPGGRFQDNWEISSMRAVNVLRLLLEEGVEPKRMTATGLADLDPIVPNSNDDGRAKNRRVEFVLQRQVGK from the coding sequence ATGGACGATGAACACAACTCCCTTTCCGTAGACATTGACGAGGACGACGGCGATCTGAACGAATGGATCGTCACGTACTCGGATATCGTCACCTTGCTGTTCGCCTTTTTCGTGCTGCTGTTTTCCATGTCGTCCCTGGACACGCGCCGGTTCACGGATTCCTTTACCGCCGTGCGCCGCGCCCTGGGCACGGATGCCAAGAGCATGCAGGTCTCCAAGTTGCAGAACGATGAAGGCGCCATCCTGGAGACGGTGTTGCTGCAAAAGCAGATCATGGCCCAGCAGCGGCAGGTGTATTCGGAAATCCGCACCTTCCTGAACCGCAAGGGCGTGGAGGGCGTGGTGAGCGCCGTGTTTGACGAAGGGATCATCACCATGCGGGTGCCATCGGATATGCTGTTCGCCTCCGGCTCCGTGGAGTTGAGCCCGGAGGGCAGGCAGGCGATTGCCGGCCTGCGCGATGTGTTCATCCAGCATGTGGATCAGATCATCAACATCAAGGGGTTCACGGACGACGTGCCCCCTGCGCCGGGCGGCCGGTTTCAGGACAACTGGGAAATTTCCTCCATGCGGGCGGTCAATGTGTTGCGGCTGTTGCTGGAAGAAGGCGTGGAGCCCAAGCGCATGACGGCCACCGGGCTGGCCGATCTGGACCCCATCGTGCCCAATTCCAATGACGACGGCCGGGCCAAGAACCGGCGCGTGGAGTTTGTGCTGCAACGGCAGGTGGGCAAGTAG
- a CDS encoding PilZ domain-containing protein, translated as MEQDDFSIDLPEVGENKRNAYRVRATGLELWIPKLNRAVIVGDISATGLALHDVPEGALGWGEVFACDLLLNKKLFISGLFAKVRRVFAHGEAGCTFEELDPRKEARLDKLVLEVQKRLIALKRAREDGR; from the coding sequence ATGGAGCAGGACGATTTTTCCATTGATCTGCCCGAGGTGGGCGAGAACAAGCGCAATGCGTACCGTGTTCGGGCCACAGGCCTTGAGCTGTGGATTCCCAAGCTCAACCGGGCTGTTATTGTGGGCGATATCTCCGCCACGGGCCTTGCGTTGCATGACGTGCCAGAAGGTGCACTGGGTTGGGGCGAGGTCTTTGCCTGCGACTTGCTATTGAACAAGAAACTTTTTATCTCCGGTCTCTTTGCCAAGGTCCGCCGCGTGTTTGCCCATGGCGAGGCGGGCTGCACCTTCGAAGAGCTGGACCCGCGCAAGGAAGCCAGGCTGGACAAGCTGGTGCTCGAAGTGCAGAAACGGCTCATTGCGCTCAAGCGCGCCCGCGAAGACGGTCGTTGA
- a CDS encoding biotin carboxylase N-terminal domain-containing protein, protein MVDTHKVLVANRGEIAVRIIESCKKLGVEFVCVYTPVDVHCGHVALARKLGGEQAVCRISSYTDANELMAVADATGATAVHPGYGFFAEDFRFARRVTERTRKLVFIGPSWRVIRELGDKINTKRLARALGVPTVPGSDKPIYDELEAEEIAESLFAFQAEQGIERPMALVKASAGGGGMGIEEVHDIDLFRTVYRRIRNYAKRQFGDEGVLIEQRVHTFNHLEVQVAADRHGHVAHFGTRNCTVQSTGRQKRIEVAPGFDPSTISYNFDATKVLDEITQHSLTMAREVKYDNVGTWEWIVTPAGNPFLMEVNTRIQVENGVSATISRIRKKDGTKADVNIIAEQIRMGLGEPMGYTQNDILFEGVGIEYRVIAESPENKFAPWVGRITRFETPKRDWVHLHTQVPTWFDPETPYDIPTEYDPNLALAIIWGADLAEAKARGKEFLQHTILEGRDNAGGSMQSNLAFLHARTDTILEF, encoded by the coding sequence TTGGTGGATACGCACAAGGTCCTTGTGGCCAATCGTGGAGAGATCGCCGTCAGGATTATTGAATCCTGCAAGAAGCTCGGGGTGGAGTTCGTCTGCGTGTATACCCCGGTGGACGTGCATTGCGGGCATGTGGCCCTGGCCAGGAAGCTGGGCGGGGAACAGGCTGTGTGCCGCATCAGCTCGTACACCGACGCCAACGAGCTCATGGCCGTGGCCGACGCCACCGGCGCCACTGCCGTGCATCCGGGCTACGGCTTTTTTGCAGAGGACTTCCGCTTCGCCCGCCGGGTGACGGAACGCACCCGCAAGCTTGTGTTCATCGGCCCGTCCTGGCGGGTCATCCGCGAGCTGGGGGACAAGATCAACACCAAGCGGCTGGCCCGCGCCCTGGGCGTGCCCACGGTGCCGGGATCGGACAAGCCGATTTACGATGAGCTGGAAGCCGAGGAGATTGCCGAAAGCCTGTTCGCGTTTCAGGCAGAGCAGGGCATCGAGCGGCCCATGGCGCTGGTGAAGGCCTCGGCTGGCGGCGGGGGCATGGGCATTGAAGAAGTCCATGATATCGACCTCTTCCGTACCGTGTATCGCCGCATCCGCAACTATGCCAAGCGCCAGTTCGGGGACGAAGGCGTGCTCATCGAGCAGCGGGTGCACACGTTCAACCACCTGGAAGTGCAGGTGGCGGCGGATCGTCATGGCCATGTGGCCCACTTTGGCACCCGCAACTGCACCGTGCAGTCCACGGGGAGGCAGAAGCGCATCGAAGTGGCGCCCGGCTTCGACCCCTCCACCATCTCGTACAACTTCGACGCCACCAAGGTGCTGGACGAGATTACCCAGCACTCCCTGACCATGGCCCGCGAGGTGAAGTACGACAACGTCGGCACCTGGGAGTGGATCGTCACGCCGGCGGGCAATCCCTTCCTCATGGAAGTGAATACCCGGATCCAGGTGGAAAACGGCGTTTCCGCCACCATCAGCCGCATCCGCAAGAAGGACGGCACCAAGGCGGACGTGAACATCATTGCCGAGCAGATTCGCATGGGCCTGGGCGAGCCCATGGGCTACACCCAGAACGACATCCTGTTCGAGGGCGTGGGCATCGAATACCGCGTGATCGCCGAAAGCCCGGAAAACAAGTTCGCCCCCTGGGTGGGCCGCATCACCCGCTTTGAAACTCCCAAGCGGGACTGGGTGCACCTGCATACGCAAGTGCCCACCTGGTTCGACCCCGAGACCCCCTACGACATTCCCACGGAGTACGACCCCAACCTCGCCCTGGCCATCATCTGGGGCGCGGACCTGGCGGAAGCCAAGGCCAGGGGCAAGGAATTCCTCCAGCACACCATCCTGGAGGGCCGGGACAACGCCGGCGGCTCCATGCAGTCCAATCTGGCGTTCCTCCATGCCAGAACAGACACCATCCTGGAATTCTAG